Proteins encoded in a region of the Podarcis muralis chromosome 2, rPodMur119.hap1.1, whole genome shotgun sequence genome:
- the LOC144326056 gene encoding uncharacterized protein LOC144326056, whose protein sequence is MEGGRWTADLVRLSPASLPTTSEHSPPGPLEKSGEEDDGQNPMEPSANSLGRTKKQFKCMECGMCFSHSGRLRTHQRIHIEEKPFKCTDYRKSIKENGTLRKHQGTHTGGKPFECTECGKCFSRNGTLRTHQQTHTREKPFECMECGKSFSRSGHLRIHQRTHTEEKPFKCIECGKCFSQNGNLRIHQRTHTGEKPFECTECGKCFGRYGTLRIHQRTHTGEKPFACIECGKSFSQYATLRIHQRTHTGEKPFACIECGRSFSESGALRRHLQSHIEEKPFKSIACGKGFSKSGDLRSHMGEKPFKCIECGKSFCRSGTLRRHQRTHTEEKQFKCIECGKSFGRSEHLRRHQLTHTGEKPFKCTECGNSFSQSGALRIHQLTHTEEKPFKCFECGKSFSRSGHLRVHQRTHTGEKPFACIECGNSFSQNRYLRIHQRTHTGEKPFKCFECGKSFSDSGHLRRHQRTHMGEKPFACLECGNSFSQNGYLRIHQRIHTGEKPFKCIECGKSFSRSGHLRIHQRTHTGEKPFECIECGKSFSQNVTLRRHLQTHIEEKPFKCIECGKSFSKSGHLRIHQRTHTGEKPFKCTECGKSFNRKDKLTLHWHTHTAEKL, encoded by the coding sequence gtgaggaagatgatGGCCAGAATCCTATGGAGCCATCTGCAAATtcattgggaagaacaaagaaacagtttaaatgcatggaatgtgggatgTGCTTTAGTCATAGTGGAAGACTGAGgacacatcaaagaattcacatagaggagaaaccatttaaatgtactgacTATCGAAAGAGCATCAAGGAAAATGGaactcttagaaaacatcaaggaactcacacaggggggaaaccatttgaatgtactgaatgtggaaagtgcttcagtcgaaatggaacacttagaacacatcaacaaactcacacaagggagaaaccatttgaatgtatggaatgtggaaagagcttcagtagaagtggacaccttagaatacatcaacgaactcacacagaggagaaaccatttaaatgtattgaatgtggaaagtgcttcagtcaaaatggaaaccttagaatacaccaacgaactcacacaggggaaaaaccatttgaatgtactgaatgtggaaagtgctttggtcgatatggaacacttagaatacaccaacgaactcatacgggggagaaaccatttgcatgtattgaatgtggaaagagcttcagtcaatatgcaacacttagaatacaccaacgaactcacacgggggagaaaccatttgcatgtattgaatgtggaaggagcttcagtgaaagtggagcacttagaagGCATCTACAATCTCACAtagaggagaaaccatttaaaagtATTgcatgtggaaagggcttcagtaagagtggagaccttagaagtcacatgggggagaaaccatttaaatgtattgaatgtggaaagagcttctgtagaagtggaacacttagaagacatcaacgaactcatacagaggagaaacaatttaaatgtattgaatgtggaaagagcttcggtagaagtgaacaccttagaagacatcaactaactcacacgggggagaaaccatttaaatgtactgaatgtggaaacagcttcagtcaaagtggagcacttagaatacatcaactaACTCACAcggaggagaaaccatttaaatgttttgaatgtggaaagagcttcagtagaagtggacaccttagagtacaccaacgaactcacacgggggagaaaccatttgcatgtattgaatgtggaaacagcttcagtcaaaatagataccttagaatacatcaacgaactcacacgggggaaaaaccatttaaatgttttgaatgtggaaagagctttagtgacagtggacaccttagaagacatcaacgaactcacatgggggagaaaccatttgcatGTCTTgaatgtggaaacagcttcagtcaaaatggataccttagaatacatcaacgaattcacacgggggagaaaccatttaaatgtattgaatgtggaaagagcttcagtagaagtggacaccttagaatacaccaacgaactcacacaggggagaaaccatttgaatgtattgaatgtggaaagagcttcagtcaaaatgtaacacttagaagacatctaCAAACTCACAtagaggagaaaccatttaaatgtattgaatgtggaaagagcttcagtaaaagtggacaccttagaatacaccagcgaactcacacgggggagaaaccatttaaatgtactgaatgtggaaaaagcttcaacaGGAAGGATAAACTTACATTACATTGGCATACTCACACAGCGGAGAAGCTTTAG